One Aliidongia dinghuensis DNA segment encodes these proteins:
- a CDS encoding c-type cytochrome gives MSDASHHGVTRLALAMLVVVLVVASLVAWQVLQTPATAVPIRAGEDPPVSLAASPSVTAVAVTPALIAHGDTLIRQQCAGCHDTAQRLVGPSWQAIAAHYAAMATQDPICGDGRGLIGNAVSHPAPGWDGYPPGPTGIDLSPDDRTAIAAWVLDVAKRGTK, from the coding sequence ATGAGCGACGCCTCCCATCATGGCGTGACGCGGCTCGCGCTCGCCATGCTCGTCGTCGTGCTGGTCGTCGCCTCGCTGGTTGCCTGGCAGGTGCTGCAGACGCCAGCGACCGCGGTGCCGATCCGCGCTGGCGAGGACCCGCCGGTCTCGTTGGCGGCCTCGCCCAGCGTCACGGCAGTGGCGGTCACCCCGGCGCTGATCGCCCATGGCGACACGCTCATCCGCCAGCAATGCGCGGGCTGCCACGACACCGCCCAGCGTCTGGTCGGCCCGTCCTGGCAGGCGATCGCTGCGCACTACGCCGCCATGGCCACCCAGGACCCGATCTGCGGCGATGGCCGCGGTCTGATCGGCAATGCCGTGAGCCACCCTGCCCCAGGCTGGGACGGCTATCCGCCGGGTCCGACCGGCATCGACCTGTCTCCGGACGATCGGACCGCCATCGCGGCCTGGGTGCTCGATGTGGCGAAGCGAGGGACGAAATGA